One bacterium DNA segment encodes these proteins:
- a CDS encoding arginosuccinate synthase, whose protein sequence is MKCRVCGKTAVIKLKSHNTAFCVEHFVEFFERRVERAIRRFKMFGRGSNILVGVSGGKDSLSAWLALKRLGYDVTGVFINLGIVPNSDLAQRLVESFASENKLKLAVLDVKDYLGATIPEARNFTRKPTCSVCGMVRRYILNKFALENGFDVLVTGHNLDDEAATLFGNIMDWNPQYLARQYPVLPEQDGFVRKVKPLVLCSEYETLAYAVVMRIGFDRSRCPFSKGASSQFYKHILNLIEHDMPGTKQRFVTGFYEKISPIISGQARKPELKRCKICGYPTTAGDVCAFCRLKELIRKG, encoded by the coding sequence ATGAAGTGCAGGGTATGCGGAAAAACCGCTGTTATAAAGCTTAAATCGCATAATACTGCTTTCTGTGTGGAGCATTTCGTAGAGTTCTTCGAACGCAGGGTAGAAAGGGCTATAAGGCGCTTCAAGATGTTCGGGAGGGGGAGCAATATCCTCGTTGGGGTTTCCGGTGGAAAGGACTCGTTATCGGCATGGCTTGCCCTTAAGAGGCTTGGTTACGATGTCACAGGTGTGTTCATAAACCTTGGTATTGTGCCGAATTCAGACCTCGCACAGAGGCTGGTTGAGAGCTTCGCCAGCGAAAACAAGCTAAAATTAGCGGTGCTTGATGTAAAGGACTACCTTGGCGCGACAATCCCTGAAGCGAGGAATTTTACGAGGAAACCTACATGCTCGGTTTGTGGCATGGTTAGGCGTTACATTCTGAATAAGTTTGCGCTCGAAAATGGATTTGATGTGCTCGTTACCGGCCATAATCTCGACGACGAGGCTGCCACGCTTTTCGGAAACATAATGGATTGGAATCCGCAGTATCTTGCTCGCCAGTACCCTGTGCTGCCCGAGCAGGACGGTTTCGTGCGGAAGGTGAAACCTTTGGTGCTTTGCTCGGAGTACGAAACTTTAGCCTATGCTGTGGTTATGCGAATAGGTTTTGACAGAAGCAGATGCCCTTTTTCGAAAGGAGCAAGCTCACAATTCTACAAGCACATCCTAAACCTTATTGAGCACGACATGCCGGGGACCAAACAGCGGTTCGTCACAGGGTTTTACGAAAAAATATCACCCATAATATCGGGACAGGCAAGGAAACCTGAGCTTAAAAGGTGCAAAATTTGCGGTTATCCCACGACCGCAGGCGATGTATGCGCATTTTGTAGGCTTAAAGAGCTTATAAGAAAGGGGTAA